Proteins from a single region of Manis javanica isolate MJ-LG chromosome 5, MJ_LKY, whole genome shotgun sequence:
- the NXT1 gene encoding NTF2-related export protein 1, whose amino-acid sequence MASVDFKTYVDQACRAAEEFVNVYYTTMDKRRRLLPRLYMGTATLVWNGNAISGQESLSEFFEMLPSSEFQVNVADCQPVHDEATPGQTTVLVVICGTVKFEGSKQRNFNQSFILTAQASPSNTVWKIASDCFRFQDWAS is encoded by the coding sequence ATGGCGTCGGTGGACTTCAAGACCTACGTGGATCAGGCCTGCAGGGCCGCTGAGGAGTTTGTCAATGTCTACTACACCACCATGGACAAGCGGCGGCGCCTGCTTCCCCGCCTTTACATGGGCACTGCCACACTCGTGTGGAACGGGAACGCCATTTCGGGACAAGAGTCCTTGAGTGAGTTTTTTGAAATGTTGCCTTCCAGTGAGTTCCAAGTCAACGTGGCAGACTGTCAGCCTGTTCATGATGAAGCCACCCCAGGCCAGACCACAGTCCTCGTTGTGATCTGTGGAACAGTGAAGTTTGAAGGCAGCAAACAACGGAACTTTAACCAGAGCTTTATCCTGACCGCTCAGGCCTCGCCCAGCAACACAGTGTGGAAGATAGCTAGCGACTGCTTCCGGTTCCAAGACTGGGCCAGCTAG